From a region of the Mycobacteroides saopaulense genome:
- a CDS encoding CGNR zinc finger domain-containing protein, protein MTEDAGVMFRLDNAVLAFRFTATVFDRAGAAIERLTGPERLRLWLRANGLDFSTAQLVDADLAAAKELRENIHRAGAAVAAGAPIAPAVTRSLNAFSRNGSPDLVLDSGVARWRGAGIADALSIIAANAIETLGGPDRDRVKACSDEHCHGLYLDTSRANNRRWCNMNTCGNRAKKAAMSRRG, encoded by the coding sequence ATGACAGAGGATGCGGGGGTGATGTTCCGGCTGGACAACGCGGTGCTGGCATTCCGGTTCACCGCGACCGTCTTCGACCGCGCCGGAGCCGCTATCGAGCGGCTCACCGGCCCGGAACGGCTGCGGTTGTGGTTGCGGGCGAACGGGCTGGATTTCTCGACCGCGCAGTTGGTCGATGCCGATCTGGCCGCCGCCAAGGAACTGCGCGAGAACATCCACCGTGCGGGAGCTGCTGTGGCGGCTGGGGCTCCGATCGCGCCTGCGGTCACCCGGTCGTTGAATGCGTTCTCCAGAAACGGAAGCCCGGATCTGGTGCTCGACAGCGGAGTGGCGAGATGGCGAGGTGCGGGCATTGCCGATGCGTTGTCGATCATCGCCGCCAACGCCATCGAGACACTGGGCGGTCCGGACCGCGATCGAGTGAAGGCGTGTTCAGACGAGCACTGCCACGGTCTGTACCTCGACACCAGCCGTGCCAACAACCGCCGCTGGTGCAACATGAACACCTGCGGGAACCGGGCGAAGAAGGCTGCGATGAGCCGCCGGGGTTAG
- a CDS encoding pyridoxamine 5'-phosphate oxidase family protein, whose amino-acid sequence MTPDSQPVTLLEKYESWTLLSSARLGRLVVVIDGRPEIFPINFVTQRGTVLFRTAEGTKLFGAVVSDHVLFEADDHNDIGGWSVVVRGAAQVLNTSVEIDEADAAGLYPWIPTVKLHYVRIIPAQITGRRFVFGREPDGGHVPG is encoded by the coding sequence ATGACGCCTGATTCCCAACCCGTGACCCTGCTCGAGAAATACGAAAGCTGGACGCTGCTGTCGAGTGCCCGGCTGGGGAGGCTGGTGGTGGTGATTGACGGTCGACCCGAGATATTCCCGATCAACTTCGTGACCCAGCGCGGCACCGTCCTGTTCCGAACAGCGGAGGGCACCAAGCTCTTCGGCGCGGTCGTCAGCGACCACGTGCTGTTCGAGGCGGACGATCACAACGACATCGGCGGTTGGAGCGTCGTGGTGCGAGGCGCGGCGCAGGTACTGAACACATCGGTCGAGATCGACGAAGCCGATGCCGCTGGCCTCTATCCCTGGATCCCCACCGTCAAGCTGCATTACGTGCGGATCATTCCGGCGCAGATCACCGGCCGCCGTTTCGTGTTCGGGCGCGAACCCGACGGCGGCCACGTGCCGGGCTAG
- a CDS encoding TetR/AcrR family transcriptional regulator, with protein MKVSRSSHRGRTRDHGEIRRRILDAAEECLLEHGYEARLHALIAKKAGLSRPTVYKHVGDQAAIIEALFHREFLRFGEMLEPVFAAAKNPRAGFIDAIVRIVQHGRHHPLLQKGLKENPEQVLPYLTVKARPFIDQTTILLAPYFRQLLTEAQLATINVKAAAEWSFRIAASLLVTPGVVETQTDEQLGEFIGNLLTVSAITEEISAVLTPDSAAS; from the coding sequence ATGAAAGTGAGCCGGTCGAGCCATCGCGGCCGTACCCGCGACCATGGCGAGATTCGCCGCCGTATCCTCGATGCCGCTGAAGAATGCTTGCTGGAGCATGGGTATGAGGCGCGTCTTCATGCGTTGATCGCCAAAAAGGCGGGCCTGTCGCGCCCGACCGTCTACAAGCACGTAGGCGACCAGGCTGCGATCATCGAAGCGCTGTTCCACCGCGAGTTTCTGCGGTTCGGCGAAATGCTGGAACCGGTGTTCGCCGCCGCGAAGAATCCCCGCGCCGGGTTCATCGACGCCATCGTGCGCATCGTCCAGCACGGTCGTCATCACCCGTTGCTGCAAAAGGGCCTGAAGGAGAACCCCGAGCAGGTGCTGCCGTATCTGACGGTCAAGGCCCGCCCATTCATCGACCAGACGACGATCTTGCTGGCACCGTACTTCCGCCAACTGCTCACCGAAGCACAGCTGGCCACCATCAACGTCAAGGCCGCGGCCGAATGGAGCTTCCGCATTGCTGCCTCGCTGTTGGTGACGCCCGGTGTGGTGGAGACCCAGACCGACGAGCAGTTGGGCGAGTTCATCGGCAACCTGCTGACCGTCTCGGCGATCACCGAGGAGATCTCGGCGGTATTGACCCCCGATTCGGCTGCTTCGTAA
- a CDS encoding Fpg/Nei family DNA glycosylase translates to MPELPEVEALADHLRRHATGATIGRIDVSAFSVLKTFDPPITALYGQTVTGATRWGKYLGLQAGDLHLITHLSRAGWLRWSDKLTAAPLKPGKGPIALRVHLGTPGEAPGFDLTEAGTQKRLAVWVVTDPYAVPQIASLGPDALSLTSGGLADILSGTTARLKNVITDQRVISGIGNAYSDEILHVAKLSPFASGKALSEGQLTALYEAMQSVLTDAVERSVGQQAATLKGEKRSGLRVHARTGMPCPVCGDVVREVSFADKAFQYCPTCQTGGKVLADRRLSKLLK, encoded by the coding sequence ATGCCCGAATTACCGGAAGTCGAGGCGCTCGCCGATCATCTGCGCCGCCACGCCACCGGGGCCACCATCGGCCGCATCGACGTCTCGGCATTCTCGGTGCTCAAGACCTTCGACCCACCGATCACCGCCCTCTATGGCCAGACGGTGACGGGTGCGACGCGGTGGGGCAAGTACCTGGGCCTGCAAGCTGGAGATCTGCATCTCATCACGCATTTGTCGCGGGCCGGGTGGCTGCGCTGGTCGGACAAGCTGACGGCGGCGCCTCTCAAGCCGGGTAAGGGGCCCATCGCGCTGCGGGTGCATCTCGGAACGCCCGGTGAGGCGCCGGGATTCGATCTCACCGAAGCCGGCACCCAGAAGCGTTTGGCCGTGTGGGTCGTGACGGATCCTTACGCCGTCCCGCAGATCGCCTCCCTGGGGCCCGATGCGCTGTCACTCACTTCCGGTGGATTGGCCGACATCTTGTCCGGGACCACCGCTCGGCTGAAGAACGTGATCACCGACCAACGGGTGATCTCCGGGATTGGCAATGCCTACAGCGACGAGATCCTGCACGTGGCCAAGCTCTCGCCGTTCGCCAGCGGAAAGGCCCTCTCCGAGGGGCAGCTGACCGCGTTGTACGAGGCCATGCAGTCGGTGCTGACTGACGCGGTGGAGCGCAGCGTGGGGCAGCAGGCGGCAACCCTCAAGGGGGAGAAGCGATCCGGATTGCGAGTGCATGCCAGGACCGGGATGCCGTGTCCGGTGTGTGGCGACGTGGTGCGGGAGGTGTCGTTTGCCGACAAAGCGTTCCAATATTGCCCGACGTGCCAGACCGGCGGCAAGGTGCTGGCCGACCGTCGGCTCTCGAAGCTCCTCAAATAA
- the ppk2 gene encoding polyphosphate kinase 2: protein MADQEKPNASVTVDYAAELDELASLRGGISRSKEGKDAWKQGYPYDEKLSRKEYEKTKRKLQIELLKLQLWVKERGEKICIIFEGRDAAGKGGSIKRFTEHLNPRGARVVALEKPTSVEQTQWYFQRYTAHLPSGGEIVLMDRSWYNRAGVERVMGYCTPAQVAEFLREAPEYERMLVNSGTHLVKLWFSVSRKEQLARFEARRTDPVRHWKLSPTDLASLDKWDAYTEAKEAMFFYTDTDSAPWTVVKSNDKKRARLEAMRHVLSQFDYDNKDAAVVGNPDPLIVGPASAIFEEGEKAGSR from the coding sequence ATGGCCGATCAAGAGAAACCGAACGCTTCCGTCACGGTGGACTACGCCGCCGAACTCGATGAACTCGCGAGCCTGCGCGGCGGGATCAGTCGCTCCAAAGAGGGCAAGGACGCCTGGAAACAGGGCTATCCGTATGACGAGAAGCTCAGCCGCAAGGAATACGAGAAGACCAAGCGCAAGCTGCAGATCGAGTTGCTCAAGCTCCAACTGTGGGTCAAGGAGCGCGGCGAAAAGATCTGCATCATCTTCGAGGGCCGGGATGCCGCCGGTAAGGGCGGGTCCATCAAGAGATTCACCGAGCATCTCAACCCCCGTGGCGCCCGCGTGGTGGCGCTCGAGAAGCCGACGTCGGTGGAACAGACACAGTGGTACTTCCAGCGATACACCGCGCACTTGCCCAGCGGCGGGGAGATCGTGCTGATGGACCGCTCCTGGTACAACCGGGCGGGCGTCGAACGTGTGATGGGCTACTGCACTCCCGCTCAGGTCGCCGAATTCCTACGCGAGGCACCGGAATACGAACGCATGCTGGTCAATTCGGGGACGCATCTGGTCAAGCTGTGGTTCTCGGTGAGCCGTAAGGAACAGCTGGCCCGTTTCGAGGCCCGGCGCACCGATCCCGTTCGGCACTGGAAACTCTCGCCCACAGACCTCGCATCCCTGGACAAATGGGACGCCTACACCGAGGCGAAGGAGGCGATGTTCTTCTACACCGATACCGACAGCGCACCGTGGACGGTGGTGAAGAGCAACGACAAGAAGCGCGCCCGGCTGGAGGCCATGCGTCACGTGCTCTCGCAGTTCGACTACGACAACAAGGACGCAGCCGTCGTGGGCAACCCGGACCCGCTGATCGTCGGCCCGGCCTCGGCCATCTTCGAAGAGGGAGAGAAGGCTGGCTCTCGTTAG
- the cobF gene encoding precorrin-6A synthase (deacetylating) produces MRRIRVIGIGAGHPEYLTVQAIAALNEVDAFFVADKGDTKDDLIELRRHICERYITDPDYRFVELPDPVRGKGEYRGAVQQWHAERAALWGNAIASELPDGGTGAFLAWGDPSLYDSTLRILDAILAGDPTAFEYDVLPGITAISALTARHRIVLNGIGEPVLITTGRRLLDEWPRAGTVVVMLDGECAFRELDPSTRIWWGAYLGTEHELLVSGTVGEVGAHISEVRASARAEHGWIMDTYLLRSVGE; encoded by the coding sequence ATGCGACGGATTCGCGTCATCGGGATCGGCGCAGGCCATCCCGAGTATCTGACCGTGCAGGCGATCGCGGCCCTCAACGAGGTCGACGCGTTCTTCGTCGCCGACAAGGGTGACACCAAGGACGACCTGATCGAACTGCGCCGCCACATCTGCGAGCGGTACATCACCGACCCCGACTATCGCTTTGTCGAACTACCCGATCCGGTGCGTGGCAAGGGCGAGTATCGGGGCGCGGTGCAGCAGTGGCATGCCGAACGGGCGGCGCTGTGGGGCAACGCGATTGCCTCCGAACTGCCCGATGGCGGTACCGGGGCATTCCTGGCCTGGGGAGACCCGTCCCTCTACGACAGCACGCTGCGGATTCTGGATGCGATTCTGGCCGGCGACCCGACCGCATTCGAGTACGACGTGCTGCCGGGGATCACGGCGATATCCGCGCTGACCGCCCGGCATCGCATCGTGCTCAACGGCATCGGGGAACCGGTCCTCATCACGACGGGGCGGCGCCTGCTCGACGAGTGGCCTCGCGCCGGAACCGTCGTGGTGATGCTCGACGGCGAGTGCGCCTTCCGGGAGCTGGACCCGTCGACGCGGATTTGGTGGGGTGCCTACCTGGGTACCGAGCACGAGCTGCTGGTCTCGGGAACGGTGGGAGAGGTGGGTGCCCACATCTCCGAGGTGCGTGCCTCCGCCCGGGCCGAACACGGATGGATCATGGATACCTACCTGCTGCGGAGTGTCGGCGAGTAG
- a CDS encoding SDR family oxidoreductase, whose protein sequence is MTRQKILITGASSGLGAEMARQFAAKGRDLALCARRAEALEELKTELLATNPGITVAVRSLDVTNHESVPVVFGELRDELGGLDRVVVNAGIAKGWHLGGGKSWANIQTIETNLIGALAQIEAALALFKEQGFGHLVLISSVTAAKGLPGTKAAYAASKAGLSSLGESLRAEYASGPIKVSTIEPGYIQTDLSAKSPTTPMMVDTLTGVTAMVDAIEKEPGRAAVPRWPWEPVMAVMRLLPPRLAGRLA, encoded by the coding sequence GTGACGCGACAGAAGATCCTCATCACCGGGGCGAGCTCGGGCCTGGGCGCCGAGATGGCCCGTCAGTTCGCCGCGAAGGGACGCGACCTGGCGCTGTGTGCCCGCCGCGCCGAGGCATTGGAAGAACTCAAGACAGAGTTGCTGGCCACCAACCCCGGAATTACGGTCGCCGTGCGGTCCCTGGACGTCACCAACCACGAGTCGGTTCCGGTGGTCTTCGGTGAGCTGCGCGACGAACTCGGCGGACTGGATCGGGTGGTCGTGAACGCCGGCATCGCCAAGGGCTGGCACCTGGGCGGCGGCAAGTCGTGGGCCAACATTCAGACCATCGAGACCAATCTCATTGGTGCGCTGGCGCAGATCGAGGCGGCGCTGGCCCTGTTCAAGGAGCAGGGCTTCGGGCACCTGGTCCTCATCTCCTCGGTGACGGCGGCCAAGGGCCTGCCCGGCACCAAGGCCGCCTACGCGGCCAGCAAGGCCGGACTTTCCTCGCTGGGCGAGTCGCTGCGCGCCGAGTACGCCAGTGGCCCAATTAAAGTCAGCACCATCGAGCCCGGCTACATCCAGACCGACCTGAGCGCCAAGTCGCCGACCACTCCGATGATGGTCGACACGTTGACCGGTGTGACCGCGATGGTGGACGCCATCGAGAAGGAGCCCGGACGCGCCGCGGTGCCGCGGTGGCCATGGGAGCCGGTGATGGCGGTCATGCGGCTGCTGCCGCCGCGCCTGGCCGGGCGCCTGGCCTAA
- a CDS encoding VOC family protein, producing MSVNHVGITVPDIAAAIDWYREVFGFACVMGPRTLERGPNRELPPGLDARFRRARMAGLQTPNGVGVELFEFIDPMTDPPPELPVDYSRRGTWHLCLTVPDVQEQTRAVANRGGRIITAPRPVVAGRPWSMSYLTDPWGTVIELMSHDYTEIFTNWPTETGAHQ from the coding sequence ATGTCCGTCAACCACGTCGGGATCACCGTTCCCGATATCGCAGCGGCGATCGACTGGTACCGCGAGGTGTTCGGATTCGCATGCGTCATGGGGCCACGCACGCTGGAACGCGGGCCGAATAGGGAACTCCCGCCGGGACTGGACGCGCGATTTCGCCGGGCCCGGATGGCCGGTCTGCAGACACCCAACGGTGTGGGCGTCGAGCTCTTCGAGTTCATCGACCCCATGACGGATCCACCACCCGAGCTACCCGTCGACTACTCCCGGCGTGGCACCTGGCATCTGTGCCTCACGGTTCCCGATGTGCAGGAGCAGACCCGGGCCGTCGCCAACCGGGGCGGCCGGATCATCACCGCGCCGCGACCGGTTGTCGCGGGTAGACCATGGAGCATGTCCTACCTGACCGATCCGTGGGGCACGGTCATCGAGTTGATGAGCCACGACTACACCGAGATCTTCACCAACTGGCCCACCGAGACAGGAGCGCACCAATGA
- a CDS encoding TIGR03621 family F420-dependent LLM class oxidoreductase, which produces MSVIRHRFRFGANLISHGDPGQIRDEVRRAEDCGVDVVVVPDHLGVGSPFPVMLAAASVSSHIRVGSFVLTTGFYSPRLLARDIATADRLTDGRVEIGLGAGYVQQEYEAAGVPFLSPAGRVRQLADALDALRGLLSSPQHWPRPVQSPVPIMIAGKGDKILKLAAEQADIVAISDAKTREELAERVAYVRQAATERADAPELNLGIFDVAIDRTPDLGLMRVYRPGDSDDQLRASPTLLHGSKAELVERVIALREELGISYVTYMGADPRGAKDFHALIAALR; this is translated from the coding sequence ATGTCGGTGATTAGACACCGATTTCGATTTGGGGCGAACCTGATCTCCCATGGAGATCCGGGCCAGATTCGCGATGAGGTTCGACGGGCTGAGGATTGCGGTGTTGACGTCGTCGTGGTCCCAGACCACCTCGGCGTCGGCTCGCCGTTTCCGGTAATGCTTGCCGCCGCCAGTGTTTCATCGCATATCAGGGTCGGAAGCTTCGTACTGACCACCGGTTTCTATTCGCCGCGTCTACTTGCGCGCGACATCGCGACGGCCGACAGGCTCACCGACGGCCGCGTCGAGATCGGATTGGGAGCCGGATACGTCCAGCAGGAGTACGAGGCCGCTGGCGTGCCGTTCTTGAGTCCCGCCGGACGCGTGCGGCAGCTTGCCGATGCCCTCGATGCGTTGCGCGGGCTGCTCTCGAGTCCGCAGCATTGGCCGCGGCCGGTTCAGTCGCCCGTGCCGATCATGATCGCGGGTAAGGGTGACAAGATCCTGAAACTTGCGGCAGAGCAAGCCGATATCGTCGCGATATCCGACGCCAAGACGCGCGAGGAGCTTGCCGAGCGTGTCGCCTACGTTCGGCAAGCGGCCACCGAGCGTGCCGACGCACCGGAGTTGAACCTGGGGATCTTTGACGTCGCCATCGACCGGACACCGGACCTTGGACTCATGCGGGTGTACCGGCCCGGCGATTCCGACGATCAGTTGCGTGCTTCGCCCACCCTGCTGCATGGATCCAAAGCTGAGCTCGTGGAGAGGGTCATCGCGCTCCGCGAGGAACTCGGCATCTCCTATGTGACGTACATGGGAGCAGATCCACGCGGAGCTAAGGATTTTCATGCGTTGATCGCGGCGCTCAGGTAG
- a CDS encoding NAD(P)H-dependent amine dehydrogenase family protein has product MAYRVVQWATGEVGRAAINAVLAHPELQLVGCWVHSPQKTGIDVGELLGRAPLGVTTTNSLEDIVELQADCVIYSPLLPNPSEVAALLTSGKNVVTPVGWFYPDGSGRELDATAREAAVTLHGTGIDPGGITDLYPLIFSSMTSAVTYVRAEEYSDIRTYGAPDVIRHIMKFGGTPEEAITGPMPTLLGGGFKQSLRMILDGMGFADVQIRPDLKVAVATKNIESPIGTIAPGSVAGQQFSWEACVGDEAVARIAVNWLMGEEHLDPAWSFGPSGPRYEVEVRGTPSSSCTITGFHPHSVQAGLIANEGVVATAAHCVNSVPYVCKAEPGLKSYLDLPLIAGRAHPRLHR; this is encoded by the coding sequence ATGGCCTATCGGGTGGTCCAGTGGGCGACGGGCGAGGTCGGCAGGGCTGCGATCAACGCGGTGCTGGCGCACCCGGAACTGCAGCTCGTGGGCTGCTGGGTGCACTCACCGCAAAAGACCGGGATCGACGTCGGCGAGCTCCTTGGCCGGGCACCTCTTGGCGTGACGACGACCAACAGCCTGGAGGACATCGTCGAGCTGCAGGCCGACTGCGTGATCTACAGCCCGCTACTGCCCAATCCATCCGAGGTGGCGGCATTACTCACCTCCGGCAAGAACGTGGTCACCCCGGTCGGGTGGTTCTACCCCGATGGCTCCGGTCGCGAGCTGGACGCCACCGCACGTGAGGCCGCAGTGACGCTGCACGGCACGGGAATTGACCCCGGTGGCATCACCGATCTTTATCCGCTGATCTTTTCGTCCATGACCTCGGCCGTCACCTATGTGCGTGCCGAGGAGTACTCGGACATACGCACATACGGGGCGCCGGACGTCATCCGACACATCATGAAATTCGGCGGCACGCCCGAAGAGGCGATCACCGGACCCATGCCTACGTTGTTGGGCGGCGGCTTCAAGCAGTCCCTGCGGATGATCCTCGATGGCATGGGGTTTGCGGACGTGCAGATCCGGCCCGATCTCAAGGTCGCTGTCGCGACCAAGAACATCGAGTCACCGATCGGCACTATCGCGCCGGGATCCGTTGCCGGTCAGCAGTTCTCATGGGAGGCGTGCGTAGGCGACGAGGCGGTCGCCCGCATCGCCGTGAACTGGTTGATGGGAGAAGAACATTTGGATCCCGCCTGGTCCTTCGGACCGAGTGGACCGCGCTACGAGGTCGAGGTGCGCGGCACCCCCTCATCGTCGTGCACGATCACCGGCTTTCACCCGCACAGCGTCCAGGCTGGGCTCATCGCCAATGAGGGGGTTGTCGCCACCGCCGCGCATTGTGTCAATTCGGTGCCCTACGTCTGCAAGGCCGAGCCGGGCCTCAAGTCGTACCTCGACCTTCCGCTCATCGCGGGCAGAGCGCACCCTCGGCTCCACCGGTAA
- a CDS encoding NAD(P)-dependent oxidoreductase — protein sequence MSTIAVVGLGAMGKAMAHNLVQAGHEVSVWNRSAGPVDELASAGARPLDSAELAFESGVVFSVLADDRAVAETLLAPQVLASGRGALHVNLATVSTRLAERATALHTEHGVGYVAAPVFGRVPVAQAGQLQVLAAGTAAQIDRAQPFFDIIGARTWRLGDAPRQANVVKIIGNFLIASAIQSLSEAVSMAERTGVDSALLVELLTSTLFQGPAYSSYGKLIATSTYEPAGFTTTLGRKDVGLALEVAADSGLRLPFGEVLRTVLDEALDNGQADLDWSSIADLQRARDAE from the coding sequence ATGAGCACAATCGCCGTCGTCGGACTCGGCGCCATGGGAAAGGCCATGGCACACAATCTTGTTCAGGCGGGACACGAAGTGTCCGTATGGAATCGGTCCGCGGGGCCCGTCGACGAACTCGCGTCCGCCGGTGCCCGCCCCCTCGACTCGGCGGAGCTGGCATTCGAGTCCGGCGTGGTGTTCTCGGTGCTCGCCGACGACCGCGCTGTGGCTGAAACCCTTTTGGCCCCACAGGTTCTCGCGTCGGGTCGCGGCGCCTTACATGTCAACCTCGCGACCGTGAGCACCCGACTGGCCGAACGCGCCACGGCACTGCATACCGAGCACGGCGTGGGATACGTCGCCGCGCCGGTGTTCGGCCGGGTTCCCGTGGCACAGGCCGGGCAGCTGCAGGTGCTGGCGGCCGGTACCGCCGCACAGATCGACCGGGCGCAGCCGTTCTTCGACATCATCGGGGCGCGCACCTGGCGATTGGGCGATGCGCCGCGGCAAGCCAATGTCGTCAAGATCATCGGGAACTTCCTGATCGCATCGGCCATCCAGTCGCTGAGTGAAGCCGTCAGCATGGCAGAACGAACGGGTGTGGACTCCGCGCTGCTGGTGGAATTGTTGACCAGCACCCTCTTTCAGGGACCGGCGTACAGCAGCTACGGAAAGCTCATCGCCACATCTACCTATGAGCCGGCAGGCTTCACCACGACGTTGGGCCGCAAGGATGTCGGCCTGGCGCTGGAGGTCGCGGCGGACTCCGGCCTACGGCTGCCATTCGGCGAGGTGCTGCGAACCGTTCTGGACGAGGCACTGGACAACGGCCAAGCCGACCTGGACTGGTCCTCGATAGCGGACCTACAGCGGGCGCGCGACGCGGAGTGA
- the ctaD gene encoding aa3-type cytochrome oxidase subunit I, with amino-acid sequence MATSSVELTASRPFPPRVGPKGSLIYRLVTTTDHKLIGIMYLVTCFAFFMVGGLMALLIRAELTTPGLAFLSNEQYNQLFTMHGTAMLLFYATPIVFGFANVVLPLQIGAPDVAFPRLNALSFWLFLFGALIALAGFITPGGAADFGWTAYTPLSDAIHSPGAGGDLWILGVAVGGLGTILGAVNMITTVVCMRAPGMVMFRMPIFTWNILVVSVLVLLVFPLLAAAAIGLEADRRLGAHLYDPANGGVLLWQHLFWFFGHPEVYVLALPFFGVVSEIFPVFSRKPIFGYTTLVFATLGIGALSIAVWAHHMYATGAVLLPFFSFMTFLIAVPTGIKFFNWIGTMWKGQLTFETPMLFSIGFLVTFLFGGLTGVLLAAPPIDFHVTDSYFVVAHFHYTLFGTIVFASFAGVYFWFPKMTGRLLDERLGKFHFWLTFIGFHATFLVQHWLGNEGMPRRYADYLPTDGFTALNVVSTVGAFVLGSSMLPFVWNVFKSYRYGEVVTVDDPWGYGNSLEWATSCPPPRHNFTELPRIRSERPAFELHYPHMVERMRAEAHVRH; translated from the coding sequence GTGGCTACATCATCTGTCGAGCTGACGGCAAGTCGGCCTTTTCCCCCTCGCGTAGGGCCTAAAGGCTCTCTTATCTACAGACTTGTTACCACCACCGATCACAAGCTGATCGGAATCATGTACTTGGTCACGTGTTTCGCCTTTTTCATGGTGGGCGGGTTGATGGCGCTGTTGATCCGTGCCGAACTCACCACACCGGGTCTGGCCTTCCTGTCCAATGAGCAGTACAACCAGCTGTTCACCATGCACGGCACCGCGATGCTGCTGTTCTACGCGACGCCCATCGTGTTCGGCTTCGCGAACGTGGTGCTGCCGCTGCAGATCGGCGCCCCCGACGTTGCCTTCCCGCGTCTGAACGCGTTGTCGTTCTGGCTCTTCCTCTTCGGCGCGTTGATCGCCCTGGCCGGGTTTATCACCCCCGGTGGTGCCGCCGACTTCGGCTGGACCGCCTACACCCCGCTCTCCGATGCTATTCACTCCCCCGGCGCCGGCGGCGACTTGTGGATCTTGGGTGTCGCGGTGGGCGGTCTTGGCACCATTCTCGGTGCGGTCAACATGATCACCACGGTCGTGTGTATGCGTGCCCCCGGCATGGTGATGTTCCGCATGCCGATCTTCACCTGGAACATCCTCGTGGTCAGCGTGCTGGTGCTGCTCGTGTTTCCCCTGTTGGCGGCCGCGGCCATCGGGTTGGAGGCCGATCGCAGGCTGGGTGCGCATCTGTACGATCCCGCCAACGGCGGAGTTCTGCTGTGGCAACACCTGTTCTGGTTCTTCGGACACCCCGAGGTCTATGTGTTGGCGCTGCCGTTCTTCGGCGTGGTGTCGGAGATTTTCCCGGTGTTCAGCCGCAAGCCGATCTTCGGTTACACCACGCTCGTCTTTGCGACCTTGGGAATCGGGGCGCTGTCCATCGCGGTGTGGGCGCACCACATGTACGCCACCGGCGCCGTGCTGCTGCCGTTCTTCTCCTTCATGACGTTCCTGATCGCAGTCCCGACCGGCATCAAGTTCTTCAACTGGATCGGCACCATGTGGAAGGGGCAGCTGACCTTCGAGACCCCCATGCTGTTCTCAATCGGCTTCCTGGTGACGTTTCTCTTCGGTGGTTTGACCGGTGTCCTCCTCGCCGCTCCGCCAATAGATTTCCACGTCACCGACTCGTACTTCGTGGTCGCGCATTTCCACTACACCCTGTTCGGCACCATCGTGTTCGCGAGTTTCGCGGGGGTGTACTTTTGGTTCCCGAAGATGACGGGTCGCCTGCTCGACGAGCGCCTGGGCAAGTTCCATTTCTGGCTCACGTTCATCGGCTTCCACGCCACCTTCCTGGTGCAGCACTGGCTGGGTAACGAGGGCATGCCCCGTCGGTACGCCGATTACCTGCCCACCGATGGCTTCACGGCGCTGAACGTCGTGTCGACGGTGGGCGCTTTCGTTCTCGGTTCGTCGATGCTGCCGTTCGTGTGGAACGTGTTCAAGAGCTACCGCTACGGCGAGGTTGTCACGGTCGATGACCCGTGGGGTTACGGCAACTCCCTAGAGTGGGCCACAAGCTGCCCGCCGCCGCGGCACAACTTCACCGAGCTACCCCGAATCCGTTCGGAGCGTCCGGCATTCGAGCTGCACTATCCACACATGGTCGAACGCATGCGCGCCGAGGCGCACGTCCGGCACTAG